In the Brettanomyces nanus chromosome 1, complete sequence genome, TAATTTGAAtactatttttttttgaattcttATCTTTTTCCCCTTTATGGACAGGTTAATCCCGTTGCTATATATAACAGGCGTAGACCCAAGCAACAAATTTCCAAAACATTTCCTACGTCTTTTTTAACATCTTCTTGTAATCTTTCCAGCCTCAACAGTGGACATCATATCACCCAAGATATTCCTTTCTTACTTGCAGCGCATTGATGACTGCACCGATTAATATGCTTTACATAAAAACGCACGTCCCCTGCAAAGCCTTGGTTACACTAAATGTTTTAGACTAAGAAAATTAGAGAAAATTCTCGGCTGATTTTCAAGGCCCGCATTTTATGCATGCGGACTCGATGGTTGCAGAAAATATGCATGCAGTTAAATAAAACCGATGAGCATCATTTCTTTACAAAGTAGCAGTAAAGAAGACAATAATTGAATTTCATGTCGTAGATGATTCTATCATCTCGTCTATAGCCCTGAATGGAGATGTCCCTAATTTGATCGATTGCAAGGTTAAGAGAATTGGGAttctttgattctttgACAAAGGATAGAAAGAACTTGCCTGGCTTTAATGCCTGGATTACCttattgatcaactttTGTTTGCTACCCCCCATATAATTGGTTTCAAATGAAGCATAAGACCATCCTCGTTCTGGGGTAATGTGAAGGGTACAGTAATATTTATCCTCTATGATGGTGTTTGAGGAGAATCCACAAGGCGTAAATGCAAACGCATCATGTTTGACAGACTTAGCATCTATTATCTTATCCAGTTGCATTAGATGcatcattttctttcccaAAATATGACCATAATCCTCAGTTTCTGGATTCATGTTAGGGAATTTTCCTGAATACTGACACATCTCAAAAACTCCTGCAGAATGAGAATCTATATCTGTCATCAGAATCTCCAAAGTTTCATCCAACTCTGTCGAGCTATTTATCGGGGAATGAGCATGATTTCCACAGTTCATGTAGAAGTGCCAATGATCCGTAACCAAATTACCAACGATATATGAATCAGCAGTACATGCAGGAAAATATTTGTCAAGCCATAACATCTCGTTGTGCCAGCATTTATGAACATCATTCTGCCGATCAGGAAACATAAGCATTCTCCTGGAATAAAACACTCTGTAGATGTCTCTGAAATCTGCGGCAGAGTAATGACAGTACTTTTGAACCAATTTTAGTATGGGCTCTAGGGAAAATAAGGTGGTTGTAGTCCCACAGGTCTTAAGAATCATTTTGTGAATGAACACAAAAAGCGATGATTCAGAGAGCAAATAAGCATCCATATCAGGTGATGAAATCTTGGATAAAATTTTGCAATTGACATCATCGAGCATACATTCAATTCCACTGAGAGGAATATGTCTTAAGCCATCACGAGGCCATCCATCCGGTAAATCgtcagaagaaggagaaaacCATATTTCAAGTAATTTTTCCGGGCCTTCAAAGGCATTTGTGGAATCCAAATTCACTGAGAGTTTATGATTGACAAAATCAAGATCATGCATAGAACCTTCGTACTCGCTGAAAGTTTGGTCATCCTTAAATATAGCGGATGGAGTCATTCTCAGTTTTATtattttgttcttcttttagCCAGCCAATTTAGTTGAGGTTgacaaaacaaaacaaaaaaactTGCAAAGCTTTGCTGATAAATGAAGGAAATCAATATGCTTcacaataaaaaaaaaaacgcCCAAAGGGAGCACTTCACAGAGATGGATTGAAAGGAAGGAAATACTCGAGATGTTAACGATTGAATATCTTACTAGCCTAGTTGTTTGGTTATACCGGATTAATTGGCATATAAGAAGTCGAGAGTAATGTGTATCTGGTATTTCCTTTAGATAAGGAATAACGACAAGTACAAGttaaaagaaaagaaaaaatgataagaaagaattTCCGAGGACTTTAACTGTTGTTTTTtgctctttccttttcgaagtgaaaattttcaaagcaaag is a window encoding:
- a CDS encoding uncharacterized protein (BUSCO:EOG093431TD); amino-acid sequence: MTPSAIFKDDQTFSEYEGSMHDLDFVNHKLSVNLDSTNAFEGPEKLLEIWFSPSSDDLPDGWPRDGLRHIPLSGIECMLDDVNCKILSKISSPDMDAYLLSESSLFVFIHKMILKTCGTTTTLFSLEPILKLVQKYCHYSAADFRDIYRVFYSRRMLMFPDRQNDVHKCWHNEMLWLDKYFPACTADSYIVGNLVTDHWHFYMNCGNHAHSPINSSTELDETLEILMTDIDSHSAGVFEMCQYSGKFPNMNPETEDYGHILGKKMMHLMQLDKIIDAKSVKHDAFAFTPCGFSSNTIIEDKYYCTLHITPERGWSYASFETNYMGGSKQKLINKVIQALKPGKFFLSFVKESKNPNSLNLAIDQIRDISIQGYRRDDRIIYDMKFNYCLLYCYFVKK